Proteins encoded by one window of Cannabis sativa cultivar Pink pepper isolate KNU-18-1 chromosome 4, ASM2916894v1, whole genome shotgun sequence:
- the LOC115714238 gene encoding probable mitochondrial adenine nucleotide transporter BTL3 → MPNSTENTHLLAHLINSHPSHCFFPGGGLFVDPSYSLPPSLVSFISSKTRFESDSDPGLDSVSVSCAYRGGHRRKTVRFEGLRGGKSCGFFLSVSLSIKKSEEGYGRESTDDVLGQNENRNGISEVEEAVVVYEHGENETVRRVKEKGSGALNTTKHLWAGAVAAMVSRTFVAPLERLKLEYIVRGEQKNLFELIQTIASSQGVRGFWKGNFVNILRTAPFKAINFYAYDTYRSHLMKISGNEESTNFDRFLAGAAAGITATILCLPMDTIRTRMVAPGGEALGGVIGAFRHMIQTEGFFSLYKGLGPSIVSMAPSGAVFYGVYDILKTAYLQSPEGRERLKHMKQEGQELNALEQLELGTVRTLLYGAIAGVCSEAATYPFEVVRRQLQMQNRATRLSAFSTCVKIVEQGGVPALYAGLVPSLLQVLPSAAISYFVYEFMKIVLEVEST, encoded by the exons ATGCCAAACTCAACAGAGAATACCCATCTCCTTGCCCACTTGATCAACTCTCACCCCTCCCATTGTTTCTTCCCTGGAGGAGGCTTATTCGTCGACCCTTCTTACTCTCTTCCTCCTTCCCTCGTTTCCTTCATTTCCTCAAAGACCCGTTTTGAGTCGGATTCGGATCCGGGTTTGGACTCCGTCTCGGTTTCTTGTGCTTATCGGGGTGGTCATCGCCGGAAAACGGTGCGTTTTGAGGGGTTGAGAGGTGGGAAGAGTTGTGGGTTCTTCTTGTCGGTGAGTTTGTCGATAAAGAAGAGCGAAGAGGGGTATGGTCGTGAATCCACGGATGATGTTTTGGGGCAAAATGAAAATAGGAATGGGATTTCGGAGGTAGAAGAGGCGGTGGTGGTTTACGAGCATGGTGAGAATGAGACCGTACGGAGAGTTAAGGAGAAGGGATCAGGTGCTTTGAATACAACTAAGCATCTCTGGGCTGGAGCTGTTGCTGCCATGGTTTCAAG GACATTTGTTGCACCTCTTGAGAGACTAAAGCTGGAATATATAGTTCGTGGTGAGCAGAAGAACCTTTTTGAGCTCATTCAGACTATTGCATCTTCTCAAGGGGTTAGAGGTTTTTGGAAAGGTAATTTTGTGAATATTCTCCGTACGGCACCATTCAAGGCTATCAATTTCTATGCCTATGATACATATAGAAGCCATTTGATGAAAATATCTGGTAATGAGGAGTCCACGAATTTCGATAGGTTTCTTGCTGGAGCTGCAGCTGGGATAACAGCTACCATTCTTTGTTTGCCTATGGACACT ATTAGAACAAGGATGGTAGCTCCTGGTGGCGAAGCCTTAGGAGGCGTAATTGGTGCTTTTCGCCATATGATTCAAACTGAAGGCTTCTTCTCGCTTTACAAGGGTCTAGGCCCCTCAATTGTAAGCATGGCACCTTCTGGTGCTGTGTTCTACGGTGTTTATGATATATTAAAAACAGCATATCTTCAGTCACCTGAAGGGAGGGAAAGACTAAaacatatgaaacaagaaggtcAGGAACTGAATGCTTTGGAACAACTAGAATTGGGTACTGTCAGAACATTGCTGTATGGAGCAATTGCTGGAGTTTGCTCCGAAGCTGCTACTTACCCATTTGAAGTTGTGAGGAGACAACTTCAAATGCAAAACCGGGCAACAAGGTTAAGTGCATTCTCAACTTGTGTGAAAATTGTCGAGCAAGGAGGCGTTCCTGCTCTCTATGCTGGATTAGTCCCCAGCTTATTACAG GTTCTACCGTCAGCTGCCATTAGTTACTTTGTGTACGAGTTCATGAAGATTGTTCTCGAAGTGGAGTCCACGTGA
- the LOC115713009 gene encoding cyclin-dependent kinase C-2: MALAAPGQLNTEVLPSYGSRSVDCFEKLEQIGEGTYGQVYMAKDNKTGETVALKKIRMDNEKEGFPITAIREIKILKKLDHENIVRLKEIVTSTSTEKDEQNSQEGGKFKGGIYMVFEYMDHDLTGLSDRPGLRFTIPQIKCYMKQLLSGLHYCHAFQVLHRDIKGSNLLIDNEGKLKLADFGLARFFATDHGGNLTNRVITLWYRPPELLLGATKYGPAVDMWSVGCIFAELLNGKPILPGKNEPEQINKIFELCGSPDEINWPEASKTPWYSNFKPSRPLKRRIRDNFRHFDRHALDLLDNLLALDPNKRWTAKQALDAEYFWTDPLPCDPKSLPKYESSHEFQTKKKRQQQRQNEEQAKRQKIQHPQQHARLPPIQNVGQAPSHWHGSNHPINNAQGTVSSGPSHHHYGKPRGPPTGPNRYPSSGNQSGGYPNRGNQVGGYSGGPYPAHGRGPGSQVGGYSSGQYPAQGRGPPYVGSGMPVPGPRGAPGGYTGPPQGRNY; the protein is encoded by the exons ATGGCGCTTGCTGCTCCTGGGCAGCTAAATACTGAAGTATTGCCATCTTATGGCTCTCGAAGCGTCGACTGCTTCGAGAAATTGGAGCAAATTGGTGAAGGGACTTATGG TCAAGTGTACATGGCCAAAGATAACAAGACCGGAGAAACTGTTGCTTTGAAGAAGATACGAATGGACAATGAAAAAGAAGGg TTCCCTATTACAGCCATTAGAGAGATAAAAATTCTTAAGAAGCTTGATCACGAGAATATTGTTAGGCTGAAAGAGATTGTAACCTCCACAA GTACTGAAAAGGATGAACAAAACAGTCAAG AAGGTGGTAAGTTTAAAGGTGGAATCTATATGGTTTTTGAGTACATGGACCATGATTTGACTGGCCTTTCTGATCGTCCTGGACTGAGATTTACAATTCCCCAGATTAAg TGTTATATGAAGCAGTTACTGTCTGGGCTTCATTATTGTCATGCTTTTCAAGTACTTCACCGTGACATCAAAG GTTCTAATCTTTTGATTGATAACGAAGGCAAACTGAAGCTAGCAGACTTTGGCCTTGCAAGATTTTTTGCTACGGACCATGGAGGAAATCTTACCAATCGTGTGATTACCTTGTGGTATCG CCCCCCAGAATTGCTTCTTGGAGCCACAAAGTATGGTCCAGCTGTGGATATGTGGTCTGTTGGTTGCATATTTGCTGAGCTTTTGAATGGAAAGCCAATTTTGCCTGGGAAAAATGAG CCTGAACAAATAAACAAGATATTTGAGCTTTGTGGATCTCCTGATGAAATCAACTGGCCAGAGGCTTCTAAGACTCCTTGGTATAGTAATTTCAAGCCTTCAAGACCACTGAAGAGACGTATCAGGGACAATTTCAGACA TTTTGATCGCCATGCTTTAGATTTGCTTGACAACTTGCTAGCtcttgatccaaacaag AGATGGACAGCTAAGCAAGCACTGGATGCAGAGTATTTCTGGACCGACCCTTTACCCTGTGACCCCAAGAG TCTTCCAAAGTATGAATCGTCTCACGAGTTCCAGACAAAGAAGAAAAGGCAGCAGCAACGACAAAATGAAGAGCAAGCAAAGAGGCAAAAAATACAGCATCCTCAGCAGCATGCCCGCTTGCCTCCTATCCAAAATGTTGGTCAAGCTCCATCACATTGGCACGGTTCTAATCACCCCATTAACAATGCACAGGGCACAGTATCTTCTGGACCTAGTCATCACCACTACGGAAAGCCTCGTGGTCCACCTACTGGTCCTAACAGATACCCTTCAAGTGGAAACCAGAGTGGAGGTTACCCAAATCGTGGGAACCAAGTTGGTGGCTATAGTGGCGGTCCTTACCCAGCTCATGGACGTGGCCCTGGAAGCCAAGTTGGTGGCTATAGTAGTGGTCAATACCCAGCACAAGGACGTGGCCCTCCATATGTTGGAAGTGGCATGCCTGTACCTGGCCCAAGAGGAGCTCCCGGTGGTTATACCGGTCCTCCTCAGGGGCGAAACTACTAA
- the LOC133037062 gene encoding uncharacterized protein LOC133037062 — protein MICEVKEEEEEEEEEERKSECCSVMGNVCDTGIRVWDWVKFIWDLKHKGACVDDIFLYASIVVDTIWRVRNEKVHNNYPVDVNKCIANICNSYTDMYDSLVHSPPPALKETWSPPPKDWIKLNCDVKVGLDSMCIAVVARDHFSRVIRVHTARENFSDALCGEAAACSLAVSVARDLGYKYVIVESDSSVVINAINGKESRWAIDNYISFCSKSSHSFSSCCFSFISRSCNFAAHNVARWAFSHQTFGPLPVDSVPETLFCNDREV, from the coding sequence TGTGTGATACAGGAATTcgagtttgggactgggttaagTTCATTTGGGATCTAAAACATAAAGGAGCTTGTGTTGATGATATATTCCTATACGCTTCTATTGTAGTAGATACTATTTGGAGAGTGCGCAACGAGAAGGTTCATAATAATTACCCTGTTGATGTTAACAAATGCATTGCTAATATTTGTAATTCTTATACAGATATGTATGATTCCTTGGTCCATAGCCCTCCCCCAGCTTTAAAGGAAACTTGGTCCCCTCCTCCTAAGGATTGGATTAAGCTGAATTGTGATGTCAAGGTGGGTTTGGACAGCATGTGCATAGCGGTTGTGGCAAGGGACCATTTTAGCAGAGTAATTAGAGTTCATACTGCTCGAGAGAATTTCTCGGACGCTTTGTGTGGTGAAGCGGCGGCCTGCTCTTTGGCGGTGTCAGTTGCTCGGGATCTTGGCTACAAGTATGTAATAGTGGAGAGTGACTCGAGTGTGGTTATCAACGCCATCAATGGGAAAGAGTCTCGTTGGGCAATTGATAATTACATCTCCTTTTGTTCTAAGTCATCCCACTCTTTTAGTAGTTGTTGTTTTTCCTTTATTAGTAGATCTTGTAATTTTGCCGCTCATAATGTGGCTAGGTGGGCTTTCTCCCATCAGACCTTTGGGCCTCTTCCGGTTGACTCTGTCCCGGAAACCCTGTTTTGTAATGACCGCGAGGTCTAA